Proteins from one Triticum aestivum cultivar Chinese Spring chromosome 7A, IWGSC CS RefSeq v2.1, whole genome shotgun sequence genomic window:
- the LOC123149460 gene encoding RING-H2 finger protein ATL47 — translation MLLAATACCFLADEAKKSQDGGGGGGGGGGGGGGLGISPVVLVVVLVLAALVFVSGLLHLLVRFLRWRARARTGATEDGGSEVDGGGGGRGAGEESALQRQLQQLFHLHDSGLDQAVIDALPVFLYGEVVVGAGAKEPFDCAVCLCEFAGDDRLRLLPLCGHAFHIDCIDTWLLSNSTCPLCRRVLAADDGGGDAALLLDEGWGREGEGAVFPVRLGKFKSTARAAGHVQHDGGGIVAAEEGDAGSSSSSLDARRCYSMGSYQYVLAEASLQVSVHRRHGDGGAAERMRGPRGVVANPAGLGGGGGGEGKRIGAGSKGDSFSVSKIWQWPRNGKGKLPVLASDGSPAVDGALQWPRRSVGES, via the coding sequence ATGCTGCTAGCCGCGACGGCCTGCTGCTTCCTCGCCGACGAGGCCAAGAAGAgccaggacggcggcggcgggggcgggggagggggagggggaggaggagggctgGGGATTAGCCCGGTGGTCCTGGTCGTGGTGCTGGTGCTGGCGGCGCTCGTGTTCGTCTCCGGCCTGCTGCACCTGCTGGTCCGGTTCCTGCGGTGGCGCGCCCGCGCGCGCACCGGGGCGACGGAGGATGGGGGCAGCGAGGTGGACGGAGGAGGCGGAGGCCGGGGGGCTGGGGAGGAGTCGGCGCTGCAGCGGCAGCTGCAGCAGCTGTTCCACCTGCACGACTCCGGGCTGGACCAGGCCGTCATCGACGCGCTGCCGGTGTTCCTCTACGGGGAGGTGGTGGTCGGCGCGGGCGCCAAGGAGCCGTTCGACTGCGCGGTGTGCCTGTGCGAGTTCGCCGGCGACGACCGGCTGCGGCTGCTGCCGCTGTGCGGCCACGCGTTCCACATCGACTGCATCGACACCTGGCTGCTCTCCAACTCCACCTGCCCGCTCTGCCGCCGCGTGCTCGCggccgacgacggcggcggcgacgcggcccTCCTGCTCGACGAGGGGTGGGGGCGGGAGGGGGAGGGCGCGGTGTTCCCCGTCCGCCTCGGCAAGTTCAAGAGCAcggccagggcggccggccacgtccagcacgacggcggcggcattgtggcggcggaggagggcgacgcgggcagcagcagcagcagcctggACGCCAGGCGGTGCTACTCCATGGGCTCCTACCAGTACGTGCTCGCCGAGGCCAGCCTGCAGGTGTCCGTCCACCGGCggcacggcgacggcggcgccgcggAGAGGATGAGGGGCCCGAGAGGGGTCGTCGCGAACCCGGCCGGCcttggcggcgggggcggcggcgaggggaagagGATCGGGGCCGGCAGCAAGGGCGACAGCTTCTCGGTGTCCAAGATCTGGCAGTGGCCGCGCAACGGCAAGGGGAAGCTCCCCGTGCTCGCGTCCGACGGCTCGCCGGCGGTGGACGGCGCGCTGCAGTGGCCGAGGAGGAGCGTCGGGGAGTCGTGA